The genomic stretch AGGACATCATCGAAGAACTCCCGGCGGCAGTCAAAGCACCCTTTTATAAAGGTCACGCGGTTCAAAAAGAAAGCCCTCACCGATGTCCCCCGCTTTCATCAGAGGAGTCGGTGGTGTTTAAAACCATAGGGCCTTATCCTGTTCACATCGATGACCTTGTACGCAAACTTTCCATAGCACCTGGAAAACTGGCGAGCATATTGACGCAACTCGAACTCAAGGGTATTGTATGCCAAGCGCCGGGCAAGCTCTTTTCCGTCGCTGACAGATGATAAAAGACGCGCATTGACGATAACATATAACATATCTTAAAGCATGCAGAAACGGGGAAAATCGTGACAAAACCACTTGTCGTCGTGGAATCACCGACAAAGGTAAGGACCTTACAAAAATATCTCGGCCAGCATTACAACATCGCTGCAACCGTGGGGCATATAAAGGATCTTCCGTCCAAGAAAATGGGTATCAACATCGAAGAAGGATTCAAGCCCGAATATACTTACATTCCCGGGAAACTGAATGTCATCAAATCTTTAAAAAAAGCGGCCGGCGATGCCACGGATATTTACCTGGCACCTGACCCGGACAGAGAGGGTGAAGCGATTGCATGGCACACGGCCGAAGTTCTTTCGAAAAAGGGGCGGATTTTTCACCGGGTTCTTTTTCATGAACTTACCCAAAATGCCGTCAACGAGGCTATGGCCTCTCCCGAGAAACTCCACCGCCACAAGTATGAAGCCCAGCAGGCACGCAGGATACTCGACCGGCTGGTCGGATACCAGATTTCTCCCCTGTTGTGGCGCAAAGTAAAAGGCGGTCTTTCCGCGGGCAGGGTGCAATCGGTTACTGTGCGGATTATCTGCGAAAGAGAGCGGGCCATCCAAGCTTTTGAGCCCCAAGAATACTGGACAATAACCGCTCACCTTGAAAACAATTCGCCGCCGCCGTTTACGGCTAAACTTGTCAAAAAAAGCGGAAAAAAGATTAACATTCCAGATGAAACCGCATCGACCGCCATCTTAAAGGATCTGGCAGAAGAAAAGTTTACAGTCGAAAACGTATCGAAAAAAACCGTAAATAGAAATCCACTGCCTCCGTTTATTACCAGCAAGCTTCAGCAGGAAGCAATCCGAAAACTCAGATTTTCCGCTAAAAAGACCATGCAGGTGGCACAGCAGCTTTACGAAGGCATCGAATTAGGACCCGGTGAACCTGAAGGGCTTATCACTTATATGCGTACCGATTCCACCAGAATCTCAAAAGAGGCTGCCATCGAGGCCCTTAAACTGATCCGGCAGCAATTCGGTGAAGAATATGTCATGGATAAGCCCCGGTTTTTCAAAAACCGCAAAAAGGTTCAAGACGCCCATGAGGCCATACGACCGACATCCGTCCATAATACCCCTGAAAAAATAGCCCCGTATCTTTCCGAAGATCAACTGGCCTTATACCGCATGATCTGGCAGCGTTTTGTTGCATCCCAGATGAAACCCGCCCTTATAAATCAGAATTCGGTATCGATCAGCGCCGGGCCCTATGTGTTTACTGCCACCGGATCATCGATTCGGTTTCCGGGTTTTATGACCCTTTATCTGTCGGTCGAGGATGAGATCGAAACAGAAAGTCAAAAGAAAAAAGATCAACTTCCCCAGCTTACGGAAGGTATGGTATTGAAACTCAACAAGTTGGAGCCGAAACAGCATTTTACAATGCCGCC from Candidatus Desulfatibia profunda encodes the following:
- the topA gene encoding type I DNA topoisomerase — translated: MTKPLVVVESPTKVRTLQKYLGQHYNIAATVGHIKDLPSKKMGINIEEGFKPEYTYIPGKLNVIKSLKKAAGDATDIYLAPDPDREGEAIAWHTAEVLSKKGRIFHRVLFHELTQNAVNEAMASPEKLHRHKYEAQQARRILDRLVGYQISPLLWRKVKGGLSAGRVQSVTVRIICERERAIQAFEPQEYWTITAHLENNSPPPFTAKLVKKSGKKINIPDETASTAILKDLAEEKFTVENVSKKTVNRNPLPPFITSKLQQEAIRKLRFSAKKTMQVAQQLYEGIELGPGEPEGLITYMRTDSTRISKEAAIEALKLIRQQFGEEYVMDKPRFFKNRKKVQDAHEAIRPTSVHNTPEKIAPYLSEDQLALYRMIWQRFVASQMKPALINQNSVSISAGPYVFTATGSSIRFPGFMTLYLSVEDEIETESQKKKDQLPQLTEGMVLKLNKLEPKQHFTMPPPRFSEASLVKELEENGIGRPSTYTAILSTIREKGYVNLVKGFFKPNELGFVVNDLLVESFPDVLDVEFTAKMEDDLDRIEAADVDSLEILARFYTPFKKELDAASKSMLSLKGVGLPTDLACPRCNTKLHIKVGKNGHFLGCSAYPECKHTRNYIRDEKGKIHPVEPSIEEVSDKLCEKCGQPMVAKQGKYGTFLACSRYPDCNHTQSVFSNTAGQKTGVNCPEKDCGGSLVQRQSKRGKTFYGCSRFPDCTFAIWDKPVVKDCPVCGANFLVEKSTKKQGTLLACQTKECGFKEKC